A genomic stretch from Halorubrum sp. BV1 includes:
- a CDS encoding aldo/keto reductase: MQHRELGNSGVEVSEIGFGAWVVGTDWWGDRSDEQAIGMVEDALDAGVTYVDTGDVYGHGDSEEIIGKAIQDRRDEVTLATKIGYDFYNNPQAGHGELPKELDRDYLETAFERSLDRLDTDYVDLLQLHNANVEDVTPAVRDLLAEWKADGRVRALGWALGPSIGWLAEGDAAVEYEEFDAVQTVFNLFEQQPGRHFVETIRESDSDTSVIARVPHSSGLLNEQVTPDTVLEDGDHRSHRPKEWYETGWEKLEAIRFLEDPGHAEGTRTMAQAAIRWLLAHDEVASVTPTFRDADDIAAWSAASDVPPLSEAEYDRVDDLYARNFDIDRDDGMDVLRTSVDGEDIEAAGLDKRAASY; the protein is encoded by the coding sequence ATGCAACACCGCGAACTCGGGAACTCCGGCGTCGAGGTCTCGGAGATCGGCTTCGGCGCGTGGGTCGTCGGCACCGACTGGTGGGGCGACCGCTCGGACGAGCAGGCGATCGGCATGGTCGAGGACGCGCTCGACGCCGGCGTCACCTACGTCGATACGGGCGACGTGTACGGCCACGGCGACAGCGAGGAGATCATCGGGAAGGCGATACAGGACCGCCGAGACGAGGTGACGCTCGCGACGAAGATCGGCTACGACTTCTACAACAACCCGCAGGCCGGCCACGGCGAACTCCCCAAGGAACTCGACCGCGACTACCTCGAAACCGCGTTCGAGCGCTCGCTCGACCGGCTCGACACGGATTACGTCGACCTGCTCCAGCTCCACAACGCGAACGTCGAGGACGTCACCCCCGCGGTCCGTGACCTGCTGGCCGAGTGGAAGGCAGACGGTCGCGTCCGCGCGCTCGGCTGGGCGCTCGGTCCCTCCATCGGCTGGCTCGCCGAGGGCGACGCCGCCGTCGAGTACGAGGAGTTCGACGCGGTCCAGACCGTGTTCAACCTCTTCGAACAACAGCCCGGTCGGCATTTCGTCGAGACGATCCGCGAGTCCGACTCGGACACCTCCGTCATCGCCCGCGTGCCGCACTCCTCGGGACTCCTCAACGAGCAGGTCACGCCGGACACCGTCCTCGAAGACGGCGACCACCGCTCGCACCGCCCGAAAGAGTGGTACGAGACGGGCTGGGAGAAGCTGGAGGCGATCCGCTTCCTCGAAGACCCGGGCCACGCCGAAGGGACCCGCACGATGGCGCAGGCGGCGATCCGCTGGCTACTCGCACACGACGAGGTCGCCTCCGTCACCCCCACGTTCCGCGACGCAGACGACATCGCCGCGTGGAGCGCCGCGAGTGACGTCCCGCCGCTCTCCGAGGCGGAGTACGACCGCGTCGACGACCTGTATGCGCGCAACTTTGACATCGACCGCGACGACGGGATGGACGTCCTCAGAACGTCCGTCGACGGCGAAGACATCGAGGCCGCCGGGCTCGACAAACGCGCCGCCTCGTACTGA